A window of the Umboniibacter marinipuniceus genome harbors these coding sequences:
- a CDS encoding TonB-dependent receptor, which produces MRAIRFKPNLISLAVLSTLSLSMHSMSQDTSSSVRGKVMTDDGRTVTNATVTITHENTGRQVDTAVNESGVFVVNGLRVGGPYTIEVDTTEFTDTTLNDVFLVQGNNTNFNFTVGSTVVLEEVMVTGSRVDRQPGRDFSADDITKSASIDRDLRDTLKRNPLAVLDGDEFSVAGANPRTNAFVVDGIRQNDNFGLNSNGYPTQRSPISLDAVESVSLNVAPYSVTQGGFTGGQINVITKSGTNELTGSVFYEFTDDSMAGDKVAGENYEGLISEETTWGVSAGFPIIQDTLFGFLSYEKFDKPLNPEFGPAGSGLANESNVTQADWDRIDSIAQQTYGLASIGSYATKPVEEDEKILAKIDWQISDDHRLAATYQHTLGNRTNLVSSNPFSLNASSYWYDKEEELETFVMIANSDWSDVFSTEVKLGYKDTTTNQQPFYDLGIGQVAVRSSSGTVNFGVDQYRQANRLNNQTTEFLFKGNYLLGDHQITFGYNYENVDVFNLFVPAAKGSWSFSSIDDFENGLVDRFNYSNAASGNAEDAAASFSMVTNTFFIEDLWTVTDKLDINYGIRYEQISMPDSPATNQNFVNRYGFDNSSTFDGESMILPRIGFDYTVTDDFVLSGGIGKFSGGSPLVWMSNSYSNDGQSALTYFGGWDPTWPIDFAQVPADATAGLVGGDGLVNAVSPNFDIPYDWRYSLRAETYWDIPLLSDSVEIAAEVMIKHNKNDVRWVDLSRRYIGEDGTGRTVYETYDPLTQSNTDRYDLMLTNAQDDGKSTIFTLSMANDWSNGWSMFTSYTYQDVTEGTQGSSSTARSNYQYPVTRYDRNGTTLGPGYWQSEHRFTLSLNWEKELFSGYETSVNMFYEARSGRPLSWVLGSYRDGGLGDQPSLQGSDAYLPYIPVDANDPNVAYGWGLDYDTLMSAVNEIGLGGHAGDIVPRGVDTQPWIRSLDLNISQEIPGFTDEHRGVVTLSFVNVLNMLNDDWGVYRSQSFNNKILVDHDYDPASGVYTYSVPFGQQGLETKNWDRVNPERSVWQLKLGLRYNF; this is translated from the coding sequence ATGAGAGCTATTCGCTTTAAGCCCAATCTAATATCACTCGCCGTGCTGTCAACCTTATCGTTGTCCATGCACTCAATGTCTCAAGACACTTCCTCTTCGGTCCGCGGTAAAGTAATGACCGATGACGGTCGAACCGTGACCAATGCAACCGTTACCATCACCCACGAGAACACCGGTCGTCAAGTTGACACTGCTGTGAACGAAAGTGGCGTATTTGTGGTCAACGGCCTACGTGTGGGCGGCCCCTACACCATTGAAGTGGACACCACTGAATTCACGGATACCACCCTGAATGACGTGTTTCTTGTGCAAGGTAACAATACCAACTTTAACTTTACGGTAGGCAGTACCGTGGTGCTTGAAGAAGTGATGGTGACTGGTTCTCGGGTTGACCGCCAACCTGGCCGTGATTTCAGCGCAGACGACATTACTAAATCGGCCAGTATCGATCGCGACCTTCGCGACACCCTGAAACGTAATCCGCTTGCAGTATTGGACGGCGACGAGTTTAGCGTTGCCGGCGCCAACCCACGGACTAACGCATTCGTTGTGGACGGGATTAGACAGAACGATAACTTCGGCCTCAACTCTAATGGCTACCCTACTCAGCGCTCACCAATCTCACTGGACGCGGTAGAAAGTGTAAGCCTTAATGTGGCGCCTTACAGCGTAACGCAAGGTGGCTTCACCGGTGGTCAGATTAACGTCATTACCAAGTCTGGTACCAACGAGCTTACTGGTAGTGTGTTCTATGAATTCACTGACGACAGCATGGCGGGTGACAAAGTTGCCGGCGAGAATTACGAAGGCTTGATTTCGGAAGAGACCACCTGGGGCGTTTCTGCTGGTTTCCCCATTATCCAAGATACACTCTTCGGATTCCTCAGCTATGAGAAGTTTGATAAGCCACTGAACCCAGAGTTCGGCCCAGCAGGAAGCGGGCTTGCCAATGAGAGTAATGTTACTCAGGCTGACTGGGATCGAATTGATTCAATTGCTCAGCAAACTTACGGCCTCGCTTCCATCGGAAGTTATGCCACCAAGCCGGTTGAGGAAGACGAAAAGATCTTAGCTAAGATTGACTGGCAGATCTCGGACGACCATCGTCTAGCTGCTACTTATCAGCACACCCTCGGCAACCGCACCAACCTTGTTTCCAGTAATCCATTTTCACTTAATGCTTCATCCTATTGGTATGACAAGGAAGAAGAGTTAGAGACTTTCGTCATGATTGCTAACAGCGATTGGAGTGATGTTTTCTCTACTGAAGTGAAGCTTGGCTATAAAGATACTACAACCAATCAGCAGCCCTTCTATGACCTAGGGATAGGCCAAGTAGCTGTTCGCTCTAGCTCTGGTACGGTTAATTTCGGTGTGGACCAGTATCGACAGGCCAACCGTCTTAACAACCAAACTACGGAATTCCTCTTTAAAGGTAACTACCTGCTAGGCGACCACCAAATCACCTTTGGCTACAACTACGAGAATGTTGACGTATTCAACCTATTCGTACCCGCTGCAAAAGGTTCGTGGAGTTTCTCTTCAATTGACGACTTTGAGAATGGTCTAGTTGACCGCTTCAACTACTCCAACGCAGCATCGGGCAATGCCGAAGATGCGGCAGCAAGTTTCAGCATGGTCACAAACACCTTCTTTATTGAAGATCTTTGGACCGTAACTGACAAACTAGACATTAACTACGGCATTCGTTACGAACAGATTTCGATGCCTGATTCACCAGCAACTAACCAAAACTTTGTTAATCGCTACGGATTCGATAATAGCTCTACCTTCGACGGCGAGTCGATGATTTTGCCAAGAATCGGTTTCGATTACACCGTTACAGACGACTTCGTTCTTTCCGGTGGTATTGGTAAGTTCTCTGGCGGCTCGCCGCTAGTGTGGATGTCTAACAGCTACTCCAACGACGGTCAATCGGCGTTAACCTATTTTGGTGGCTGGGATCCAACGTGGCCTATCGACTTTGCTCAGGTTCCCGCAGATGCAACCGCTGGCTTAGTCGGCGGTGACGGGCTTGTGAATGCCGTATCACCTAATTTCGACATCCCGTACGACTGGCGCTACAGCTTACGAGCTGAAACTTACTGGGACATTCCACTACTTAGCGATAGCGTTGAGATAGCCGCAGAAGTGATGATCAAGCACAACAAGAACGATGTTCGCTGGGTTGATCTATCGCGCCGCTATATTGGCGAAGACGGCACTGGCCGCACAGTCTATGAGACATACGATCCGTTGACTCAGTCTAATACCGATCGCTACGACCTCATGTTGACCAACGCACAGGATGACGGCAAAAGCACCATCTTTACCTTGTCTATGGCAAACGACTGGTCAAACGGTTGGAGCATGTTCACCTCGTATACCTATCAGGACGTGACCGAAGGTACCCAAGGTTCAAGTAGTACGGCTCGCTCGAACTATCAGTACCCGGTAACACGTTACGACCGAAATGGCACAACGCTTGGACCAGGCTATTGGCAGTCTGAACATAGGTTTACGCTATCTCTAAACTGGGAAAAAGAACTCTTCTCAGGCTATGAGACGTCCGTCAACATGTTCTATGAAGCGCGTTCTGGCCGTCCGCTTAGCTGGGTGCTAGGTTCTTACCGTGACGGCGGTTTAGGCGATCAGCCTTCGCTACAGGGTTCGGACGCTTATCTACCTTATATTCCAGTGGATGCTAACGATCCAAACGTTGCCTACGGCTGGGGCTTAGACTATGACACACTTATGTCGGCCGTTAACGAAATTGGCCTAGGTGGCCACGCTGGCGATATCGTCCCGCGTGGTGTCGATACGCAGCCATGGATTCGCTCTCTGGATCTAAATATTAGCCAGGAAATCCCAGGATTTACTGACGAGCATCGCGGTGTGGTAACACTTTCCTTTGTCAACGTGCTTAACATGCTAAACGACGACTGGGGCGTTTATCGCTCTCAGAGCTTCAACAACAAAATCTTAGTTGATCATGACTATGATCCAGCTTCGGGCGTCTACACTTATAGTGTTCCGTTCGGCCAGCAGGGTCTTGAGACGAAGAACTGGGATCGAGTGAACCCTGAACGCTCTGTTTGGCAGCTAAAGTTAGGCTTACGCTATAACTTCTAA
- the thrS gene encoding threonine--tRNA ligase, with translation MPSISLPDGSSRQFDSPISILDVAADIGPGLAKATLAGVVDGVERDAAFVIENDATLAIITEKSPEGLEVIRHSTAHLLAQAVKQLFPEAQVTIGPVIEDGFYYDFAYERPFTAEDLAAIEKRMLELTKQDIPVTRRELSRDDAVEYFKSIGEAYKAEIIESIPANEALSLYRQGDFEDLCRGPHVPSTSKIKAFKLMKVAGAYWRGDSNNEMLQRVYGTAWTDKKALKAYLHRIEEAEKRDHRKIGKQLDFFHLQEEAPGMVFWHPKGWAVYQAIESYMRTKQRIHGYQEIKTPQVVDYSLWQRSGHADKFSDGMFMVKTEERDFAVKPMNCPCHVQVFNQGLKSYRDLPLRLAEFGSCHRNEPSGSLHGIMRVRGFTQDDAHIFCSEAQIQEEVSTFIDFLHEVYHDFGFSEIIYRLSTRPESRVGSDESWDKAEKSLADALDAKGLPWEELPGEGAFYGPKIEFSLKDCIGRVWQMGTIQVDFSMPGRLDAQYVAEDGSRQTPVMLHRAILGSFERFIGILIENYAGAFPTWLAPTQVSVLNITDKQSEWATFVAKELEKDGFRANTDLRNEKIGFKIREHTLQRVPYLIVVGDREVEQQTVAVRTRQGEDLGSMPLADFKTLLQNAVNEFGRVSN, from the coding sequence ATGCCTAGCATTTCTCTCCCAGACGGTAGTAGCCGTCAATTTGATTCTCCTATTTCAATTCTTGACGTCGCCGCCGACATCGGTCCTGGTCTTGCTAAGGCCACACTAGCCGGCGTTGTTGATGGTGTTGAGCGCGACGCTGCTTTTGTTATTGAGAACGACGCAACGCTTGCAATCATTACTGAAAAGTCGCCCGAAGGTCTTGAGGTGATTAGGCACTCTACCGCGCATTTGTTGGCGCAAGCCGTCAAGCAACTCTTCCCTGAGGCGCAAGTCACCATAGGTCCAGTGATTGAAGACGGTTTCTATTATGACTTCGCTTATGAGCGTCCATTTACGGCTGAGGATCTTGCAGCGATAGAGAAGCGTATGCTTGAGCTGACTAAGCAGGATATTCCTGTGACTCGAAGAGAGCTTTCGCGAGACGATGCCGTAGAGTATTTCAAGAGTATCGGTGAGGCGTATAAGGCGGAAATCATCGAAAGTATTCCGGCTAACGAAGCTTTGTCGCTATACCGTCAGGGTGACTTTGAGGACTTGTGTCGTGGACCGCACGTGCCAAGCACTTCTAAGATTAAGGCATTCAAGCTGATGAAAGTTGCCGGGGCCTACTGGCGTGGCGACAGCAACAACGAAATGTTGCAGCGAGTCTACGGTACAGCCTGGACCGATAAAAAAGCGCTTAAGGCGTATTTACATCGCATCGAAGAAGCCGAGAAGCGTGATCACCGTAAGATTGGTAAACAGTTAGATTTCTTCCATCTGCAGGAAGAGGCACCTGGAATGGTGTTCTGGCACCCGAAGGGTTGGGCGGTTTATCAAGCTATTGAGTCCTACATGCGCACTAAGCAGCGTATTCATGGTTATCAAGAGATTAAGACTCCTCAGGTTGTCGACTACTCGCTCTGGCAGCGTTCTGGCCACGCGGATAAATTCTCTGACGGCATGTTTATGGTTAAAACTGAAGAACGTGATTTTGCTGTTAAGCCAATGAATTGTCCTTGCCACGTGCAGGTATTTAATCAGGGTTTGAAGTCATACCGCGATCTGCCGCTACGATTGGCGGAATTTGGCTCTTGTCATCGTAACGAACCATCCGGTTCACTACATGGCATTATGCGAGTTCGTGGATTTACTCAAGATGATGCGCATATTTTTTGTAGCGAAGCCCAGATCCAAGAGGAGGTTAGTACCTTTATTGATTTCCTTCATGAGGTCTATCACGATTTTGGCTTCAGTGAGATTATCTATCGCCTCTCTACACGTCCTGAAAGTCGTGTTGGTAGCGATGAATCGTGGGATAAAGCGGAGAAGTCTCTTGCTGATGCCCTGGATGCGAAAGGACTGCCGTGGGAAGAGTTGCCAGGTGAAGGTGCTTTCTATGGTCCAAAAATTGAATTCTCACTGAAGGACTGCATTGGTCGAGTATGGCAGATGGGTACTATTCAGGTGGATTTCTCCATGCCAGGTCGTTTAGACGCTCAGTACGTAGCTGAAGATGGCTCGCGTCAAACGCCGGTGATGCTGCATCGAGCGATTCTTGGGTCATTCGAGCGATTTATCGGTATTTTGATTGAGAACTATGCTGGTGCATTCCCAACTTGGCTGGCACCAACTCAGGTTTCAGTGCTAAATATCACTGACAAACAGAGTGAATGGGCTACTTTTGTAGCAAAAGAATTAGAAAAAGATGGTTTTAGGGCAAATACGGACTTGAGAAACGAGAAGATCGGCTTTAAAATCCGCGAGCATACTTTACAACGAGTGCCATACTTAATCGTAGTGGGTGATCGTGAAGTAGAGCAGCAAACTGTTGCGGTTCGAACCCGCCAAGGGGAAGACCTTGGGTCTATGCCTTTAGCGGACTTCAAAACATTACTGCAGAACGCAGTGAATGAGTTTGGTCGAGTCAGCAATTAG
- the infC gene encoding translation initiation factor IF-3, with protein MIIKRDNGRERGNKVKLNQHIQAREVRLIGPNGDQIGVVALADALEAARSVELDLVEISPDAEPPVCKVMDFGKHIYELKKQKAAAKKNQVRNTVKEVKFRPGTDEGDYKIKLRNLIKFLEHGDKAKITLRYRGREMAHQDLGMQMLKRLEGDLEEYGSVEMYPKMEGRQLTMVVAPKKKK; from the coding sequence TTGATTATCAAGCGAGACAACGGTAGAGAGCGCGGTAATAAGGTTAAACTTAACCAACATATTCAAGCTCGCGAAGTCCGTCTGATCGGACCTAACGGTGACCAGATTGGTGTTGTTGCATTAGCAGACGCCTTGGAAGCAGCACGCTCAGTAGAACTCGATTTAGTGGAAATCTCACCAGATGCCGAACCACCTGTTTGTAAGGTGATGGACTTTGGTAAGCACATCTACGAATTGAAGAAACAGAAGGCTGCGGCTAAAAAGAATCAGGTACGAAACACCGTCAAGGAAGTCAAGTTCCGTCCTGGTACAGATGAAGGTGACTATAAGATTAAGTTACGCAATCTTATCAAGTTCCTTGAACACGGAGACAAGGCCAAAATTACGCTTCGCTATCGCGGACGTGAAATGGCTCATCAAGATCTCGGAATGCAGATGCTAAAACGTCTGGAAGGAGATCTTGAGGAATACGGTAGTGTGGAGATGTACCCGAAAATGGAAGGTCGTCAACTTACTATGGTAGTGGCTCCGAAAAAGAAGAAGTAA
- the rpmI gene encoding 50S ribosomal protein L35, which produces MPKAKVHSGAAKRFKKVAGGFKRKSAHKSHILTKMTTKRKRQLRGTNLVHKSDVVLIDRMLRTK; this is translated from the coding sequence ATGCCGAAAGCTAAAGTACACAGTGGCGCCGCTAAGCGCTTTAAGAAAGTCGCAGGTGGCTTCAAACGTAAGAGTGCTCATAAGAGTCACATCCTTACTAAAATGACAACAAAGCGTAAGCGTCAACTTCGTGGCACCAATTTGGTTCACAAGTCCGATGTTGTACTAATTGATCGCATGTTGCGAACTAAGTAA
- the rplT gene encoding 50S ribosomal protein L20 — protein sequence MPRVKRGVTANRRHKKVLKQAKGYYGARSRIYRVAVQAVTKAGQYAYRDRRVKKRDFRKLWIARINAASRANGMTYSQFINGLKKASIALDRKVMADLAVHDKATFSLLVEKAKAALA from the coding sequence ATGCCTCGCGTAAAACGTGGAGTGACCGCAAATCGTCGTCACAAGAAAGTCTTAAAGCAAGCTAAGGGTTACTATGGAGCCCGTAGCCGCATTTATCGCGTTGCTGTTCAAGCAGTAACAAAAGCAGGTCAGTACGCTTACCGCGACCGTCGCGTTAAGAAACGTGACTTCCGTAAGCTATGGATTGCGCGTATCAACGCAGCAAGCCGTGCTAACGGTATGACCTACAGCCAGTTCATCAACGGTCTTAAAAAGGCGTCTATCGCTCTTGATCGTAAGGTAATGGCTGATTTAGCAGTTCACGACAAAGCAACTTTCTCTCTTCTTGTTGAGAAAGCAAAAGCCGCTTTAGCGTAA
- the pheS gene encoding phenylalanine--tRNA ligase subunit alpha, whose amino-acid sequence MENLASLGDEAIQLIAAAEDIQSLDAVRVDYLGKKGKISALMKNLGKLTPEERPQAGARINEVKMRVQDALNEKRSAMETAAVNAQLAAERIDVSLPGLQSTQGGLHPVTRTLERMQSIFSKIGFETVEGPEIEDDYHNFEALNIPDHHPARAMHDTFYTLEGGVLRTHTSPVQVRTMESQEPPIRIICPGRVYRCDSDLTHTPMFHQVEGLVVAKDVSFADLRGTVDQFLKAFFEADLPTRFRPSYFPFTEPSAEVDIQCTSCGGEGCRICSNTGWLEVMGCGMVHPDVFKMSGIDSEVYSGFAFGFGVERLAMLRYRVNDLRLFFENDIPFLEQF is encoded by the coding sequence ATGGAAAACCTTGCTTCATTGGGCGATGAGGCCATCCAGTTAATCGCCGCCGCTGAAGACATTCAGTCCCTTGACGCTGTGCGCGTTGATTATTTGGGTAAGAAGGGCAAAATTAGCGCGCTTATGAAGAACCTTGGCAAGCTAACGCCCGAGGAGCGCCCACAGGCTGGCGCCCGTATCAACGAAGTTAAGATGCGCGTTCAAGATGCATTGAATGAGAAACGTTCTGCAATGGAAACCGCTGCGGTCAACGCTCAGCTCGCTGCCGAGCGCATTGATGTTAGCCTTCCTGGACTTCAGTCCACACAAGGTGGTTTACATCCAGTGACCCGTACCTTGGAGCGTATGCAATCAATTTTCTCTAAGATTGGTTTTGAAACGGTTGAAGGTCCAGAAATAGAAGATGACTATCATAACTTCGAAGCGCTCAATATTCCTGATCACCACCCAGCTCGTGCGATGCACGACACCTTCTACACGCTAGAGGGCGGTGTTCTTAGAACTCACACTTCGCCAGTGCAAGTTCGTACCATGGAGAGCCAAGAGCCTCCTATCCGTATTATTTGTCCGGGCCGCGTGTACCGTTGCGACTCAGACTTGACTCATACCCCTATGTTTCACCAGGTTGAAGGTCTTGTGGTTGCCAAGGATGTCAGCTTTGCCGATCTTCGTGGTACGGTTGACCAGTTCTTGAAAGCCTTTTTCGAGGCAGACTTACCAACGCGCTTCCGACCTAGCTACTTCCCATTTACTGAGCCCAGTGCTGAAGTAGATATTCAGTGTACTAGCTGTGGTGGTGAAGGGTGTCGAATCTGTTCAAACACAGGCTGGCTTGAAGTAATGGGCTGCGGCATGGTGCATCCTGATGTATTCAAAATGTCGGGTATTGATTCCGAAGTGTACTCGGGTTTCGCGTTTGGTTTTGGGGTTGAACGTTTAGCAATGCTGCGATACCGCGTCAACGATCTACGACTGTTCTTCGAGAACGACATTCCGTTCTTAGAGCAATTCTAA